From a region of the Nitrospirota bacterium genome:
- a CDS encoding 16S rRNA (uracil(1498)-N(3))-methyltransferase: MPVFFINSTQVTSGTVTITGPLCDHLRGSLRVAEGETFWIGDERRRRYLVKALQVTKQAIISRIVEERVGPVPGSPTITLAQTILKGDRMDWTIQKATELGVAALIPLVTEQGIVRPRPSRSDAQQERWQRIAFEGAQQSERWDVPIVTAPQKADAFFAGQSAQDTKLILSERSSGSSLQGVVLPAGAATRVIVAVGPEGGWRRDELDLALQQGFLPVTLGSRILRAETAAIAALTVIQSRLGELG; this comes from the coding sequence ATGCCCGTCTTCTTCATCAATTCGACCCAGGTCACCAGCGGAACCGTCACGATTACCGGTCCCCTCTGCGACCATCTCCGCGGCAGCCTCCGTGTCGCGGAGGGAGAAACTTTCTGGATCGGCGACGAACGGCGACGACGATATCTGGTAAAAGCCCTCCAGGTCACCAAGCAGGCCATCATCAGCCGGATTGTGGAGGAGCGGGTCGGCCCGGTTCCCGGTAGCCCCACCATCACCCTCGCGCAGACGATTCTCAAAGGCGATCGGATGGACTGGACCATTCAAAAAGCCACCGAACTCGGGGTTGCGGCCCTCATTCCGCTGGTGACCGAACAAGGGATCGTTCGGCCACGCCCTTCCCGTTCCGACGCGCAACAGGAGCGGTGGCAACGGATCGCGTTCGAAGGGGCGCAACAGTCCGAGCGATGGGATGTGCCGATCGTGACCGCACCCCAGAAAGCTGATGCCTTCTTTGCCGGCCAATCGGCCCAGGACACAAAGCTCATTTTGAGCGAACGAAGCAGCGGATCGAGCCTGCAGGGGGTCGTCTTGCCTGCCGGAGCCGCGACAAGGGTGATCGTTGCAGTGGGCCCGGAAGGAGGCTGGCGGCGGGATGAACTCGACCTGGCGTTGCAGCAGGGATTCCTGCCGGTGACTTTGGGATCGAGGATTCTTCGGGCTGAAACAGCGGCGATCGCGGCCTTGACGGTCATCCAAAGCCGCTTAGGGGAACTGGGGTGA
- a CDS encoding RidA family protein, with protein sequence MSFEDRLTQAGIELPLPPKPVATYVPAVQAGELLFLSGVLPFRDGKLTLVGKLGRDLTVEQGYEESQVALLNALAIVRSHLGTLDRVRQVVRLVGHVASAEGFVQQPAVINGASDLLVKLFGEAGRHARVAVGAVQLPLNAPVELELILQVLPPR encoded by the coding sequence ATGTCTTTCGAAGATCGGCTGACGCAAGCGGGGATCGAGTTGCCGCTCCCGCCCAAACCGGTGGCGACCTATGTTCCCGCGGTGCAGGCGGGGGAATTGTTGTTTTTGAGTGGAGTCCTCCCGTTCCGCGACGGGAAGTTGACGCTGGTGGGCAAGTTGGGCCGGGACTTGACTGTCGAGCAGGGCTATGAGGAGTCGCAGGTTGCCCTGCTCAATGCGCTGGCTATCGTACGGAGCCACCTCGGCACGCTCGACCGGGTGAGGCAGGTGGTGCGCCTGGTCGGACACGTCGCGTCGGCGGAAGGCTTCGTGCAGCAGCCGGCGGTCATCAACGGAGCCTCGGACCTGCTTGTCAAATTGTTCGGCGAGGCGGGCCGCCATGCCCGTGTAGCGGTCGGCGCGGTTCAGCTTCCACTGAATGCGCCGGTCGAATTGGAGCTGATTTTGCAAGTCTTGCCGCCGCGGTGA